From the genome of Vicia villosa cultivar HV-30 ecotype Madison, WI linkage group LG2, Vvil1.0, whole genome shotgun sequence, one region includes:
- the LOC131647719 gene encoding uncharacterized protein LOC131647719 yields the protein MLSIRQQMDESNHEMVNALTQQMGTVFTPMINNTNQSYEILAGQMARIADFFGAPPQPNLSTTQGSNVRGVEPIGQGDQIEQEIPRIVQRHQDADQVLRNIQQDVNIGHNNISNVVEQILVQNGINVGLHRPNFVSPLSEYVRQTELPRGWKVPKFTKFAGETGESTVEHIARFQTEAGEIANNENLKMKYFPSSLTKNAFTWFTTLSPQSLFSWNQLERLFHEQFYMGQSKISLKELAGVRRKGTESVDDYLNRFRLLKARYTQHLRDMAQLADRVRQVERLKAEKARASKYHKKEKIAYVTTSEFDSNSDSEYEEGEVNVAELKPGPPYICKLLKPSKDKNLVESKNEKFSSKTYSFDITKCDEIFDLLVSDGQIIVPPGLKNPPLEQKKKRGFCKFHNFLGHKTSQCVLFRDLVQKALKEGRLQFGEKPKSSMQVDTDPLQVEEAHYTELADVMMVETTDGFVRKQNGATDGKVLNMVYPEPKESLLKFLERCHNNNSQVGLCPRCDAVFNVDAANKVRFDPRRGKNRQFMYTGENSGRRAGE from the exons atgttgtcaattcgacaacaaatggacgaaagtaatcatgaaatggtgaatgcccttactcaacaaatgggaactgtttttactcccatgataaataacacgaatcaaagttatgaaatattggcgggacaaatggccagaattgcagatttctttggagcgcccccacaaccaaacctttcgactactcaagggtcgaatgtgagaggggtcgaacctataggacaaggagatcaaattgagcaagagatccctagaatagtacaaaggcatcaagatgctgaccaggttcttaggaacatccagcaagatgtcaatattggacacaataatatctctaatgtagttgaacaaattttagttcagaatggaataaatgtaggtttgcatagaccaaatttcgtttccccgttgtcagaatatgtaaggcaaacagaattgcctagggggtggaaagtcccaaaattcaccaaatttgctggtgagactggcgagtcgacagtcgaacatattgctaggttccagacagaggctggagaaatagcaaacaatgaaaatttaaagatgaagtattttccaagttctttaacgaaaaatgcatttacttggttcacgaccttatctccccaatctttgttctcatggaaccaattagaacgattgtttcatgaacaattttatatgggacagtcgaaaatcagcttgaaagaattggctggagttaggcgaaagggtacagaatcagtcgatgactatctaaaccgttttaggttactgaaagctagat acacccaacatttgagagatatggcacaactggcagatagagtacgccaggtcgaaaggctaaaagctgaaaaagccagagctagtaaatatcataagaaagaaaaaatagcttatgttactacaagtgagttcgactctaatagcgacagtgaatacgaagagggagaggtcaacgtggctgaattaaagccagggccaccatatatctgtaaattgcttaaaccttcaaaagataaaaatctggttgaaagtaagaatgaaaaattttctagtaaaacgtattcatttgatataacaaaatgtgatgaaatatttgatttgttggtttctgatgggcaaatcatagtacccccgggacttaaaaatcctcctcttgaacaaaagaaaaaaagaggattttgcaaatttcataatttcttgggtcataaaacttctcaatgtgtccttttcagggatttagtgcaaaaagctttgaaagaaggaaggttacaatttggagaaaagccaaagtcatcaatgcaagttgatactgatcctttgcaagtcgaagaggctcactatactgagcttgctgatgtgatgatggtcgagactactgatggtttcgttagaaagcaaaacggcgctactgatggcaaagttttgaacatggtttatcctgaaccaaaagaaagtcttttgaaattccttgagagatgccacaataacaactcccaagttggattatgcccaaggtgtgatgctgttttcaatgtcgatgctgcaaacaaagtgaggttcgaccctcgtcgaggcaagaatcgtcaattcatgtatacaggagaaaacagtggtcgaagggctggagaa
- the LOC131653359 gene encoding mitochondrial ATP-independent inner membrane protease subunit 1a-like: protein MTFMNNIRSATKEALDRTAIIAKFLCCLHFTANYLCSPTHAYGPSMLPTLNIAGDVVLVEHLSPRIGKVGHGDLVLVQSPLNPNRNLTKRVVAMEGDTVTFFDASGSDSSRTAVVPKGHVWIQGDNIYASRDSRHFGPVPYGLIKGKVFLRVWPPSSFGLLDN, encoded by the exons ATGACGTTTATGAATAACATTAGAAGCGCTACGAAAGAAGCGTTGGATCGCACTGCGATAATCGCAAAGTTCTTGTGTTGCCTTCACTTCACCGCCAACTACCTCTGTTCCCCAACTCAC GCGTACGGACCTAGCATGCTCCCTACCCTAAATATCGCCGGCGATGTTGTTCTCGTCGAACACCTATCTCCGCGGATTGGGAAAGTTGGTCACGGTGACTTGGTTCTTGTACAGTCTCCTTTGAACCCTAACCGGAACTTAACAAAGCGTGTTGTTGCTATGGAAGGGGATACTGTTACTTTCTTTGATGCTTCGGGTTCTGATTCCTCTAGAACTGCTGTG GTGCCAAAGGGGCATGTTTGGATTCAAGGAGATAACATCTATGCTTCGCGTGATTCACGTCACTTTGGTCCTGTTCCATATGGCCTTATAAAAGGAAAAGTGTTTTTGCGG GTTTGGCCACCCAGTAGCTTTGGACTGCTagataattga